In the Cololabis saira isolate AMF1-May2022 chromosome 7, fColSai1.1, whole genome shotgun sequence genome, one interval contains:
- the si:ch73-43g23.1 gene encoding uncharacterized protein si:ch73-43g23.1 isoform X3: MSRRQLLTKVKCVNREKFTEDMSHPVNRRQTPSPPLTRFTPIHIIAPEKPYRQWQNRNRSPSQVIPSSPSGNFKKAATNRESPNVDPVDNNNQGHFVGLGRQLEMEREMQLEQERGVGMERQRERREREEQTHERGEGWQASYRGEQVELSFNARNRKGPVSRSAALTSRETRQGLPTPHSCSESLLATRQLQQQQGLLKLPSQQDARGGGASRRFQPPARQNKKSAPGSVAAYRPCQSSSSSMGSELDEADSEVKWFTDLASRSLSSPEVDYLDMYDSSRRSSTNVSQPSTQESPAGVNAAWLAYADFRGSAPKLDHDEGPLLPPPAYISDGLDPARRYELGSFECIDVAVERDDKRKVRKGVPKRQIQLKRKDSTEGKQEESSENSSPGLPVTAGSLYGDGHPKGALMRQHSTPAAIQERQSTEYGPESSQQKERQSKFQKSASMDETCSKTKMASCLIKSVLSKKMQSVDRQPDEQAVAEASPQTESTETPLKESPKPDPRNLSSSLQSDYSLSSEGLPVRNEPGTRDEAKGRRNPRTRPSNRPSSSSSSRSVTFSQTDSEDAESQSRNESSLKPEMKSELKVQFDSKHSRTGLQNSKAHKRDSCDSIKATGQDTEAPSDREASCTQARVINRDQKREHKEDHKQLLQGNNDANKSKTLDITPNPGEKKKTSLNVCLASDAESKPDVFSPGLPPGEKDGRSETDGDEKKEEEHEAEGVKAPLHKVRDVRRIVKNTYNLSFKPASAVMPSDINEGRRENFDEEKRMEVRAEEERDLMQEERTEVKEKGFRTERKEEQKETAKDSKTLTSSSPQLNKRNPQSSPQLMHIEYKAVCLKDDKSKMLYNKKGDKPPASSTSFTEVSRESQIVNANISDYKTQATETHTICEHDINITRETQETTTEIHKVAQTEDRSVATRADRKPPMLGSLPKLPSKEREVSTAVVLIREKPHKANMSPSPAHEDIPTAIQAPAPQSPSPGLTPAGGHSVSMLLKEKGYQADIGAVVGEHQTTAGEKGVPRKHVNCLEIPLQTLPPSDGGVLDSRRERTFSSSSTTSGPSAATNNTDILTKSREEDSADLRCSGKDSAKQKKNSPEQKPPLTKQKDIIGDFEAVKRIDPTFPPRSPAVRRFKPQPIEVKSLSKEPQTQETSKNSTGNHRPQTIEVKSIAKSSQKPAVPPKPNYKFKPADVAATPTEGQRASGAAAPGKPQSEEKSQTIVVSSPTIYRKISNESTSTSNHSKKLAVSTVSSLKPPPHKTTATTITSLSNQSGASSDTEASDRGQQQQPPASPQSSKCAQKPTSLATPAAGSVATTSPAAVSDPKVSHIPGPGLAGASQPALMDPDSQMQHLRGGHPHEQGMSVTSNNAKQPTPVSTTQVPRFAHQPYHRSLSSERVQRTDEMHFYASDDPPSYDERESFSPLMLQDLTLLRQSRYQPSSRPPPCSCTAGCPSHPGPTPPHHHRSPHNLTPPHSPGQALPYPMSQPPPRPHQYRAEPQPMTYQHGSPKSSPIGPNQPPSMYQSLHQSAPCPPHPSLMQTCSADRPLQPPQHIDSRRPPVHKSPHQQPPSITGAPYSDPGHSPGLPPMDHQYLCGSQSMGPSYGSEYGGDSSSLYSESNYGQTPRRVLLDPETGKYFYIEVPVQPLRKMLFDPETGQYVEVLIPQQTMSHSALYPPSAAPFPPLHNPNMYAPAPQYMPCAAPPPLAHPQAQPQPPRYPEASAAAAIHPSVPGASYRNPSGQVTKPGPPNHPPLDHSYLESMYYVPTGINSSPNPTPPDYYHKHPPNLPPTGGKRS; this comes from the coding sequence ATGTCAAGAAGACAGCTGTTAACCAAGGTTAAATGTGTAAACAGGGAGAAGTTCACAGAGGACATGTCTCACCCTGTGAACAGAAGACAGACTCCGTCTCCGCCACTAACGAGATTTACACCAATCCATATCATCGCCCCCGAGAAACCATATAGACAGTGGCAGAACAGAAACCGTAGCCCCTCTCAAGTTATACCATCCTCACCAAGTGGTAATTTTAAGAAAGCAGCAACAAACAGGGAAAGCCCCAACGTTGACCCCGTTGACAATAATAACCAGGGCCACTTTGTCGGGCTGGGAAGGCAATTGGAGATGGAGAGGGAAATGCAGCTGGAGCAGGAGAGAGGTGTAGGTATGGAGAGGcaaagagagaggagagagagggaggagcagACACACGAAAGAGGGGAGGGGTGGCAGGCCAGTTACAGAGGGGAACAGGTTGAGCTGTCATTCAATGCCAGGAATAGAAAAGGACCTGTGAGTCGCAGTGCCGCTCTCACAAGCAGAGAGACCCGCCAGGGACTGCCAACACCGCATTCCTGCTCAGAGAGCTTGCTAGCAACAAGACAGCTACAGCAACAACAGGGTCTGCTTAAACTTCCCTCCCAACAAGACGCCAGGGGTGGCGGCGCCAGCAGACGATTTCAGCCCCCTGCACGCCAGAACAAGAAAAGCGCTCCTGGAAGCGTGGCTGCGTACAGACCCTGTcagagctccagctccagcatgGGAAGCGAACTTGATGAAGCAGACAGTGAGGTGAAATGGTTTACAGACTTGGCCTCCCGCAGCCTGTCAAGCCCTGAAGTAGATTACCTTGACATGTACGACTCCAGTCGCCGTTCGTCTACAAACGTTTCTCAACCATCTACCCAGGAGAGCCCAGCTGGGGTCAATGCTGCCTGGTTGGCCTACGCTGACTTCAGGGGTTCTGCACCAAAGCTGGACCATGACGAAGGCCCCCTCCTGCCGCCGCCTGCATATATTTCAGACGGCCTTGATCCCGCTAGGAGATATGAGCTGGGCAGCTTTGAATGCATAGATGTGGCTGTGGAGAGAGATGACAAGAGAAAGGTGAGAAAAGGCGTACCAAAGAGACAGATCCAGCTGAAAAGGAAGGATAGCACTGAAGGAAAGCAGGAAGAGAGCAGTGAAAACAGCAGTCCTGGACTCCCTGTGACTGCGGGAAGTCTCTATGGAGATGGTCACCCGAAAGGAGCTTTAATGAGACAACACAGTACACCAGCAGCAATTCAAGAACGTCAGTCGACTGAATACGGCCCTGAGTCCAgtcagcagaaagaaagacagtcTAAATTCCAGAAATCTGCTTCTATGGATGAAACGTGCTCTAAAACCAAGATGGCTTCTTGCCTCATCAAGAGCGTGTTGTCCAAGAAGATGCAAAGTGTTGACAGACAGCCTGATGAGCAAGCAGTTGCAGAGGCAAGCCCGCAAACAGAGAGCACGGAGACACCGCTTAAGGAGTCCCCGAAACCTGACCCCCGTAATCTGAGTTCCAGTCTTCAGTCAGATTACAGTCTATCATCTGAGGGTCTTCCTGTTAGAAATGAACCAGGCACAAGGGATGAAGCTAAAGGGCGCAGAAATCCCAGGACGAGGCCTAGCAATAGGCCGagttcctccagcagcagcagaagtgtTACCTTTTCCCAGACTGACAGCGAAGACGCTGAATCCCAGAGCAGGAATGAGTCTTCATTAAAACCAGAGATGAAGTCTGAATTAAAAGTGCAGTTTGATAGTAAGCACTCCAGGACTGGATTACAGAATAGTAAAGCACACAAAAGGGACAGCTGTGACTCAATAAAGGCCACAGGCCAGGACACTGAAGCTCCTTCTGACAGAGAAGCCAGCTGCACACAGGCGAGAGTGATAAACAGAGACCAGAAACGTGAACACAAAGAGGACCACAAACAGCTGCTGCAGGGTAACAACGATGCCAACAAGTCCAAAACGCTGGATATTACACCGAACCCTGGCGAGAAAAAGAAAACCTCCCTAAATGTGTGTCTCGCTTCCGATGCAGAAAGCAAACCCGACGTTTTTTCTCCCGGTCTGCCCCCTGGAGAGAAAGATGGAAGAAGTGAAACTGATGGAgatgagaaaaaagaagaagaacatgAAGCAGAAGGAGTTAAGGCTCCACTTCACAAAGTCAGAGATGTGAGACGCATTGTTAAAAACACATATAACCTCTCCTTCAAGCCAGCTAGCGCTGTAATGCCATCAGACATaaatgaaggaaggagggaaaatTTTGATGAGGAAAAGAGGATGGAGGTCagagcagaagaggagagagacTTAATGCAGGAAGAGAGGACGGAGGTGAAAGAGAAGGGTTTCAGGACGGAGCGCAAAGAGGAACAGAAAGAGACAGCAAAGGATTCAAAGACGCTAACCTCATCTTCGCCTCAATTGAACAAAAGAAACCCTCAGTCTAGTCCACAGCTGATGCATATAGAGTACAAGGCTGTTTGCTTGAAAGACGACAAAAGTAAAATGTTATACAACAAGAAAGGTGACAAACCCCCGGCCTCTTCAACGTCTTTCACAGAGGTGAGCAGGGAATCCCAGATTGTTAATGCAAACATATCAGATTACAAAACACAGGCGACAGAGACTCATACAATCTGTGAACACGATATAAACATTACAAGAGAAACACAAGAGACCACGACAGAAATCCACAAAGTGGCACAGACTGAAGACAGATCTGTGGCGACCCGAGCAGACAGAAAACCCCCCATGCTCGGGAGTCTCCCTAAACTGCCCAGTAAAGAGAGAGAGGTGTCCACTGCTGTGGTGCTCATACGGGAAAAACCACACAAAGCCAACATGTCTCCGTCTCCAGCCCACGAGGACATTCCCACCGCAATCCAAGCTCCGGCCCCTCAGTCGCCTTCACCTGGGCTTACCCCTGCTGGTGGTCACTCCGTTTCCATGCTATTGAAGGAGAAAGGCTACCAAGCTGACATCGGAGCAGTGGTGGGTGAACATCAGACCACGGCAGGAGAGAAGGGAGTTCCCCGTAAGCATGTGAACTGTTTGGAGATCCCACTTCAGACCCTCCCTCCGTCAGATGGAGGTGTGCTTGACTCTCGCAGAGAGAGGACATTCTCTTCCTCATCTACTACTTCAGGCCCCTCAGCAGCGACCAACAACACCGACATCCTTACAAAGTCGAGAGAAGAGGACTCAGCCGACCTTAGGTGTTCAGGAAAAGACTCtgcaaaacaaaagaagaatTCACCGGAGCAAAAGCCACCTCTCACCAAACAGAAAGACATAATTGGAGATTTTGAAGCAGTGAAAAGAATAGATCCAACTTTCCCCCCGAGGTCCCCAGCAGTAAGGAGATTTAAACCACAGCCAATTGAGGTTAAGTCATTGTCTAAAGAACCACAGACACAAGAGACATCCAAAAACTCCACAGGAAACCACCGGCCTCAAACTATTGAGGTGAAATCTATAGCTAAAAGCTCCCAAAAGCCGGCTGTGCCTCCAAAACCAAACTACAAATTTAAACCTGCAGATGTAGCGGCAACGCCAACTGAGGGTCAGAGAGCATCAGGAGCAGCAGCGCCTGGAAAACCGCAGAGTGAGGAGAAGTCTCAAACGATCGTGGTGAGCTCGCCCACAATCTACAGGAAGATTTCCAATGAATCCACCTCaacatcaaaccattcaaaaaaactGGCTGTCTCTACGGTGTCCAGTCTCAAGCCCCCGCCtcacaaaacaacagcaaccaCCATCACCAGTCTCTCAAACCAGTCAGGAGCATCATCAGACACAGAGGCATCTGACCGGGGACAGCAGCAACAGCCACCTGCCTCTCCTCAGAGCTCCAAATGTGCACAAAAACCAACATCCCTAGCTACGCCAGCCGCTGGCTCAGTTGCAACCACATCTCCAGCTGCAGTTTCCGACCCAAAAGTGAGCCACATCCCTGGGCCTGGCCTAGCGGGGGCCAGTCAGCCTGCTCTTATGGATCCAGACAGCCAAATGCAACATCTACGGGGGGGACACCCTCACGAGCAAGGTATGTCTGTCACTTCCAACAATGCAAAACAACCAACTCCTGTTTCTACAACACAAGTGCCAAGATTCGCTCATCAGCCATACCACAGGTCACTTTCCAGTGAGCGTGTCCAGAGGACAGATGAGATGCACTTCTATGCCTCAGATGACCCTCCGAGCTATGATGAAAGAGAGAGCTTCAGTCCACTCATGCTCCAAGATTTGACTCTGCTGAGGCAGAGCCGCTATCAGCCCTCATCCCGCCCTCCCCCCTGCTCCTGCACGGCTGGCTGCCCCTCTCATCCAGGTCCCACGCCTCCTCACCATCACCGCAGCCCCCATAACCTCACCCCGCCACACTCTCCTGGCCAAGCACTGCCTTACCCAATGAGCCAGCCCCCACCACGGCCCCACCAGTACAGAGCTGAGCCTCAGCCAATGACTTATCAACATGGCTCTCCCAAATCAAGCCCTATTGGTCCAAACCAGCCACCATCTATGTACCAGTCTCTCCACCAGTCGGCTCcatgccccccccacccctcgcTCATGCAGACCTGCTCTGCTGACCGCCCTTTGCAGCCACCTCAGCATATTGACTCCCGACGACCTCCTGTTCACAAATCTCCACATCAGCAGCCACCGAGCATTACCGGGGCTCCTTACAGCGATCCCGGCCACTCTCCTGGCCTTCCCCCTATGGATCACCAGTACCTGTGTGGTTCTCAGAGCATGGGACCTTCCTATGGCTCAGAATATGGGGGCGACAGCTCCAGTCTGTACTCAGAAAGTAACTATGGGCAAACACCACGTAGAGTACTGCTGGATCCTGAAACAGGAAAGTATTTTTACATCGAGGTGCCTGTACAGCCACTGAGGAAAATGTTGTTTGACCCAGAGACCGGCCAATATGTGGAAGTGCTCATCCCACAACAAACAATGTCACATTCAGCCCTGTATCCTCCTTCAGCGGCCCCCTTCCCACCTCTCCACAACCCAAACATGTACGCCCCTGCTCCACAGTACATGCCCTGCGCAGCTCCTCCTCCCTTAGCACACCCTCAGGCCCAGCCCCAGCCGCCCCGATATCCCGAGGcctctgctgcagcagcaatcCACCCAAGCGTACCTGGGGCCAGTTACAGGAATCCCTCAGGTCAGGTAACCAAACCTGGGCCCCCAAATCATCCGCCACTGGACCACAGCTACTTGGAGAGTATGTATTATGTCCCAACAGGCATAAATTCAAGTCCAAATCCCACCCCACCAGACTATTACCACAAACATCCTCCTAACTTACCCCCAACAGGGGGGAAAAGGTCCTGA